One genomic region from Flavobacterium lindanitolerans encodes:
- a CDS encoding M56 family metallopeptidase, with translation MIMPNENILKAISWTLIHSVWQGLVLAILAGLVIVFTRKSKAAIRYNVLSGLFVMFLIAVGFTFNYEYHQEIAIEPDAIMIAGTNPELQNTFTGPSAIAPDYFEESISYLNQYATTIVVVWFLIFAIKCFGIFRNLTHVYRIRNYKVHNAPEFWSSKVADLSKKLGISKPIVLLESQLVKVPSVTGFFKPIILVPVGLLSHLPQDQIEAILLHELAHIRRKDYFINLLQSFAEILFFFNPGVLWISSLIKDERENCCDDIAVTITQSKSKFIHALVSFQEYNMKQNELALGFGKNKNQLLARAKRIIQDNNKSLNTVEKTFLSVCIIIMLTFSLACSNTKATTAKTAEKENKVEIAYLKGLTRAKLSEGEEIRQAEIAAQEAHKAAEIAKVEAEAAKVKAETAKDEAQKAQQQGTLSDDEAKQYEAEASQAQVEFEKAKKEHEIAMKEHEIAMEEHDKAMKKHGIAMKEHEKVQKEDKKVWKEHEKAMKKHKKAMEEHEKAMIQAEKDRKSVGTTYQIVRPMTFEEAQKSGICVITDKIKADNALVKKLKENDELLVIKMKEKDKLLVEKMVQADALKEKRDLWLIDQKAKFRLKKAEMIEIKKIKQLDLQKIKFSKDSLLKVYKENWGQKTGSTDVPNRNGQIIPVLTKERAIANLNNPSYKLNSDNIIFYGEAVIGNTYTKPTKYLKPNSSALYYNFDSANQNLKDAVKPVKS, from the coding sequence ATGATTATGCCCAATGAAAACATATTGAAGGCAATCTCCTGGACACTGATACATTCAGTGTGGCAAGGATTGGTTCTGGCTATTTTAGCCGGATTGGTTATAGTGTTTACAAGAAAATCCAAAGCAGCGATTCGTTATAATGTGCTGTCAGGATTGTTCGTGATGTTTTTAATAGCAGTTGGTTTTACATTTAATTACGAATACCATCAGGAAATTGCCATAGAGCCGGATGCAATAATGATTGCCGGAACAAATCCGGAATTGCAAAATACATTTACGGGCCCGTCAGCAATTGCTCCCGATTATTTCGAAGAAAGCATAAGCTATCTTAACCAATATGCAACAACAATTGTAGTAGTCTGGTTCCTGATTTTTGCCATAAAATGCTTCGGAATTTTCAGAAACCTGACCCATGTTTACAGAATACGAAACTATAAAGTTCATAATGCACCTGAATTTTGGAGCAGCAAAGTGGCAGACCTGAGCAAGAAATTAGGCATCAGCAAACCGATTGTGCTTTTAGAATCGCAGTTAGTGAAAGTACCTTCGGTTACAGGTTTTTTTAAGCCTATCATATTGGTTCCTGTAGGATTGCTTTCCCATCTTCCGCAAGACCAGATAGAAGCGATATTATTGCATGAACTGGCGCATATCAGACGTAAAGATTATTTTATTAATCTGTTACAAAGCTTTGCCGAAATCTTATTTTTCTTTAATCCGGGTGTTCTTTGGATATCTTCATTAATCAAAGATGAAAGAGAAAACTGCTGCGATGATATTGCCGTTACAATCACGCAAAGCAAATCGAAGTTCATTCATGCTTTGGTTTCTTTTCAGGAATACAATATGAAGCAGAACGAATTGGCATTGGGTTTTGGAAAAAACAAGAACCAGCTTTTAGCCAGAGCAAAACGCATCATCCAGGATAATAATAAGTCGCTGAATACTGTTGAAAAGACTTTTCTGTCAGTGTGTATTATTATCATGCTAACCTTTTCTTTGGCTTGTTCCAATACGAAGGCAACGACAGCTAAAACAGCCGAAAAGGAAAATAAGGTTGAAATTGCATATCTGAAAGGCCTTACAAGAGCTAAGCTGTCTGAAGGTGAGGAAATCCGACAGGCAGAAATTGCAGCACAAGAGGCACATAAAGCAGCCGAAATAGCAAAAGTTGAGGCGGAAGCGGCAAAGGTAAAGGCTGAAACAGCAAAAGATGAAGCCCAAAAAGCCCAACAACAAGGTACACTATCTGATGATGAAGCCAAACAATATGAGGCTGAAGCTTCACAGGCACAAGTTGAATTTGAAAAGGCTAAAAAGGAACATGAAATTGCAATGAAAGAACATGAAATTGCCATGGAGGAGCATGATAAGGCAATGAAGAAGCATGGAATAGCTATGAAGGAGCATGAAAAAGTCCAAAAAGAAGATAAAAAAGTCTGGAAGGAACACGAAAAAGCTATGAAAAAGCACAAAAAGGCTATGGAAGAGCATGAAAAAGCAATGATTCAGGCAGAAAAAGACAGAAAATCTGTTGGTACTACCTATCAGATTGTTAGGCCAATGACGTTTGAAGAAGCACAAAAATCAGGAATTTGTGTTATTACCGATAAGATAAAAGCCGATAATGCTCTTGTTAAAAAATTAAAAGAGAATGACGAGCTTCTTGTAATTAAAATGAAAGAAAAAGATAAGCTTCTGGTTGAAAAAATGGTACAGGCTGATGCACTGAAAGAAAAAAGAGATTTGTGGCTGATAGACCAGAAAGCTAAGTTTAGGCTGAAAAAAGCAGAAATGATTGAAATCAAAAAGATAAAACAACTGGACTTGCAAAAAATAAAGTTTAGTAAAGACAGTCTTTTAAAGGTTTATAAAGAAAACTGGGGACAAAAAACAGGAAGTACCGATGTTCCTAATAGAAATGGCCAGATTATTCCGGTTTTAACCAAAGAAAGAGCCATTGCCAATTTGAATAACCCGTCTTATAAGCTTAACAGCGATAATATTATTTTCTATGGTGAAGCGGTTATCGGGAACACATATACTAAGCCAACAAAATACCTGAAACCGAATAGCAGTGCCCTATACTACAATTTTGATTCCGCAAATCAGAATCTTAAAGATGCAGTAAAGCCTGTAAAATCCTAA
- a CDS encoding vWA domain-containing protein yields the protein METNKRKGFLFKKYEAPDLSPFDKLFEIFKELITHTSGDFDEAIDWLRELDKEYKLTDSSYTIDDFIEDLKKKGYIREEIKDDGSGGLAITSKTERAIRQQALEQIFGNLKRSGSGNHKTKYSGSGDEHTGEFREFHFGDSLERISLTESLKNAQVNNGIESFKLTEDDLVVEDAQFKAQMSTVLMIDISHSMILYGEDRITPAKKVAMALAELITTRYPKDTLDILVFGNDAWPIAIKDLPYLKVGPYHTNTVAGLELAMDLLRRKRNTNKQIFMITDGKPSCIRKRDGSYYMNSYGLDDYIVDKCYAMAQQARKLHIPITTFMIANDPYLQQFVNYFTEANQGKAFYTGLKGLGEMIFEDYETNRKKRIK from the coding sequence ATGGAAACTAATAAAAGAAAAGGCTTCTTATTCAAAAAATACGAAGCTCCAGATTTGTCTCCTTTTGATAAACTCTTCGAAATTTTCAAAGAACTAATAACGCACACTTCAGGCGATTTTGACGAAGCGATAGATTGGCTTCGTGAACTGGACAAGGAATATAAACTGACAGATTCAAGCTATACTATTGATGACTTTATCGAAGACCTTAAGAAAAAAGGATACATACGGGAAGAAATAAAAGATGACGGTTCTGGCGGCCTCGCCATTACGTCAAAAACAGAACGAGCCATACGCCAGCAGGCACTCGAACAGATTTTTGGAAATCTGAAACGAAGCGGTTCAGGAAACCACAAAACAAAATATTCAGGAAGCGGAGACGAGCATACCGGAGAATTCAGGGAATTTCATTTTGGAGACAGCCTCGAACGAATTTCTTTGACGGAAAGCCTGAAAAATGCCCAGGTCAATAATGGTATCGAAAGTTTTAAACTGACGGAAGATGATTTGGTGGTGGAAGATGCCCAATTCAAGGCACAGATGAGTACCGTGTTGATGATTGATATCAGCCACAGTATGATTTTGTATGGAGAAGACCGTATCACGCCGGCCAAAAAAGTTGCGATGGCTCTGGCAGAACTGATTACTACCCGATATCCGAAAGACACGCTCGATATATTGGTGTTTGGAAATGATGCCTGGCCAATTGCTATAAAAGATTTGCCTTATCTTAAAGTAGGCCCATACCATACCAATACAGTGGCAGGATTAGAGCTGGCAATGGATTTGTTGCGTAGAAAACGAAATACCAACAAGCAGATTTTTATGATAACGGATGGTAAGCCAAGCTGCATACGCAAACGGGATGGTTCGTATTATATGAACAGTTATGGGCTCGATGATTATATTGTTGATAAATGTTATGCCATGGCACAGCAGGCGAGAAAACTGCATATTCCAATCACGACTTTTATGATTGCCAATGACCCGTATTTGCAGCAATTTGTCAATTATTTTACAGAAGCCAATCAAGGAAAAGCATTCTATACAGGATTGAAAGGTTTGGGCGAAATGATTTTTGAAGATTATGAAACCAACAGGAAAAAGAGAATAAAATAA
- a CDS encoding lanthionine synthetase LanC family protein: METISKNIFLETAWEIGCQLMKNIIWHGNSCNWQGYSVEFVDGVYQPIMRTFGADLYSGTSGIALFLTALYAERKDPILLKTIEGSIVQIQNTIDTVPELGFYAGKPGIASALIHIGKELDREDWIAYGISLLDSIVPSSLQSHEVDIISGAAGTIPVLIDAYKVFQKQELLDKAITLGHLLCDRAVKNETVWSWATVPSPKNLTGFSHGSSGVALALLQLHEITGEEIFLKGAEGGFNYERQSFDISQQNWPDFRDGVSTTAAKVCGLAWCHGAPGIALSRLKANQAKADAVFVQEMNVALKTTASSIYHALTDNLNTTNYSLCHGIAGNAEILLDCGGVEYHQLAEAVGTAGIQKYQKNRIPWPTGLNTGQYTPGLMMGIAGTGYFYLRLFNKNRHKTFLVPGLLD, from the coding sequence ATGGAAACTATATCTAAAAACATCTTTCTGGAAACGGCATGGGAAATTGGCTGTCAATTGATGAAAAACATCATCTGGCATGGAAATTCCTGTAATTGGCAAGGGTATTCCGTTGAATTTGTGGATGGCGTCTACCAGCCTATTATGAGAACTTTTGGAGCCGATTTGTATTCCGGAACTTCAGGAATTGCACTTTTTCTAACGGCATTATATGCTGAAAGAAAAGACCCAATCCTGCTCAAAACGATAGAAGGAAGTATTGTACAAATACAAAACACTATCGATACTGTACCAGAACTTGGTTTTTATGCCGGAAAGCCCGGCATTGCCTCTGCCCTAATTCATATTGGAAAAGAATTGGACAGGGAAGATTGGATAGCATACGGAATCAGCCTGCTTGACAGTATCGTTCCCTCATCATTACAGTCACATGAGGTCGATATTATAAGTGGCGCAGCCGGAACGATTCCCGTGCTAATTGACGCTTATAAAGTTTTTCAAAAACAGGAACTTTTAGATAAAGCCATTACGCTTGGCCATCTGTTATGTGACAGGGCGGTGAAAAATGAAACTGTATGGTCGTGGGCTACGGTTCCTTCTCCTAAAAACCTAACAGGATTTTCTCATGGTTCATCCGGGGTTGCCCTGGCCTTACTGCAATTGCATGAAATTACCGGAGAGGAAATTTTTCTAAAAGGTGCCGAAGGCGGTTTTAATTATGAAAGACAATCGTTTGATATCTCACAGCAAAACTGGCCTGATTTCAGGGACGGAGTTTCTACTACGGCTGCAAAAGTATGTGGATTAGCCTGGTGCCACGGAGCTCCAGGTATTGCTTTGTCAAGGCTAAAAGCCAATCAGGCAAAAGCCGATGCTGTTTTTGTACAGGAAATGAATGTTGCTTTAAAAACTACTGCTTCAAGCATTTATCATGCGCTTACGGATAATCTAAATACCACAAATTACTCTTTATGTCACGGAATTGCAGGCAATGCGGAAATATTGCTGGATTGCGGCGGCGTTGAATACCATCAATTAGCAGAAGCTGTGGGAACTGCCGGTATCCAAAAATACCAGAAAAACCGGATTCCATGGCCAACCGGACTTAACACCGGGCAATATACGCCAGGACTCATGATGGGAATTGCCGGAACGGGTTATTTCTATCTCCGTCTGTTTAATAAAAACAGGCACAAGACTTTTCTGGTTCCGGGTTTGCTAGATTAA
- a CDS encoding tRNA-(ms[2]io[6]A)-hydroxylase has product MLRLKLPTDPRWVNIVETNIEEILTDHAWCEQKAASNAITIITINSEYPDLVTDMLALAKEEIEHFEMVHEIIKKRGLKLGRERKDEYVGELAQYMKRSNTGSRVSGFVERMLFSAMIEARSCERFKVLSENINDEELSKFYRDLMESEAGHYTTFISYARKYGQGIDVEKRWKEWLEFEATVIAKYGKKETIHG; this is encoded by the coding sequence ATGCTACGTTTAAAATTGCCAACAGACCCAAGATGGGTGAACATTGTTGAAACCAATATTGAAGAAATACTGACAGACCATGCCTGGTGCGAACAAAAGGCAGCCTCTAATGCAATTACAATTATTACAATCAATTCGGAATATCCGGATTTGGTAACGGATATGCTGGCCCTGGCTAAAGAAGAAATTGAGCATTTTGAAATGGTTCATGAAATCATCAAGAAGCGTGGATTAAAGCTGGGACGCGAACGTAAAGATGAATATGTTGGAGAGCTGGCGCAATATATGAAACGCAGTAATACTGGAAGCCGTGTGTCCGGATTTGTAGAAAGAATGCTTTTTTCGGCCATGATTGAAGCCAGAAGCTGTGAGCGTTTTAAAGTGCTCTCGGAAAATATCAATGACGAGGAACTTTCAAAATTTTACCGAGACCTGATGGAAAGCGAAGCCGGACATTATACTACATTTATTTCCTATGCCCGAAAGTATGGACAGGGAATTGATGTAGAAAAACGTTGGAAAGAATGGCTTGAATTTGAAGCGACCGTCATCGCAAAATATGGCAAGAAAGAAACCATACACGGATAA
- a CDS encoding AAA family ATPase, whose amino-acid sequence MKAETIKTLGELKKSGYQSQSIKDELRNNLREKISKGETVFQGVHGYEDSVIPELERAILSRHNINLLGLRGQAKTRLARLMVNLLDEWMPIVAGSEINDDPLQPISRYAKDLIAEQGDNTPIEWINRSERFFEKLATPDVTVADLIGDVDPIKAANLKLSYADDRVIHFGMIPRANRCIFVINELPDLQARIQVALFNILQEGDIQIRGFKVRLALDMQFIFTANPEDYTNRGSIVTPLKDRIGSQILTHYPESIEIARTITEQESNLDSRQSNLVHVPSLAKDLLEQISFEARESEYVDAKSGVSARLSITAFENLLSTAERRALKTGAEKTTLRLSDFMGIIPAITGKVELVYEGEQEGAGAVAQHLIGDAIKTFFSLYFPKIEKLEKQEEKSPYKDTIDWFFNESGFELLDDATDAEYKQQLDSIIPLRALIAKYQPDVAPEDIYFMKEFVLWGLVEYNKLSKDRIVKGYQFNDLYGSYIRKL is encoded by the coding sequence ATGAAAGCAGAAACTATAAAAACCCTGGGAGAACTAAAAAAATCAGGATATCAATCCCAAAGCATAAAAGACGAATTGCGTAACAACCTTCGGGAAAAAATCAGCAAAGGAGAAACCGTTTTTCAAGGTGTACATGGTTATGAAGATTCCGTTATACCGGAATTGGAAAGAGCCATACTTTCGCGCCATAATATTAATCTGTTAGGACTTCGAGGCCAGGCCAAAACCCGTCTGGCACGACTGATGGTTAATTTATTGGATGAATGGATGCCGATTGTAGCCGGTTCCGAAATCAATGACGACCCGTTACAGCCTATTTCAAGATATGCCAAAGACCTTATTGCAGAGCAGGGAGATAACACACCCATAGAATGGATAAACAGGAGCGAACGTTTTTTTGAAAAGCTCGCCACACCAGATGTAACCGTAGCCGACCTTATAGGAGATGTAGACCCGATTAAAGCGGCTAACCTGAAACTATCTTATGCGGATGACCGGGTTATCCATTTTGGGATGATACCGAGAGCCAACCGCTGTATTTTTGTTATCAATGAATTGCCGGATTTACAGGCAAGAATTCAGGTAGCACTTTTCAACATATTGCAGGAAGGAGACATACAGATACGCGGATTTAAAGTACGTTTGGCTTTGGATATGCAATTTATATTTACTGCTAACCCTGAAGATTATACCAACAGAGGAAGCATAGTTACGCCGCTAAAAGACAGGATTGGTTCGCAGATATTGACGCATTATCCGGAAAGTATCGAAATTGCAAGAACAATTACAGAACAGGAATCCAATCTTGACAGCCGCCAAAGCAATTTGGTGCATGTGCCTTCACTGGCAAAAGATTTGCTGGAACAGATTAGCTTTGAAGCCCGAGAAAGCGAGTATGTTGATGCCAAGAGTGGCGTAAGTGCCCGATTGAGCATTACGGCTTTTGAAAACTTATTGAGTACAGCAGAACGCAGGGCTTTAAAAACAGGCGCTGAAAAAACCACGCTGAGGCTTTCTGATTTTATGGGAATTATTCCTGCCATTACAGGAAAAGTAGAATTGGTTTATGAAGGCGAACAGGAAGGAGCAGGAGCAGTAGCCCAACATTTGATTGGCGATGCCATCAAGACTTTCTTTTCGCTGTATTTTCCCAAAATAGAAAAGCTCGAAAAACAGGAAGAAAAAAGCCCTTATAAAGATACAATTGATTGGTTTTTCAATGAAAGCGGCTTTGAACTTTTGGATGATGCGACTGATGCCGAATACAAGCAACAGCTTGATTCTATTATCCCACTTAGGGCATTGATAGCCAAATATCAGCCAGATGTAGCACCCGAAGACATTTACTTTATGAAAGAATTTGTGCTTTGGGGATTGGTGGAGTACAACAAACTTAGCAAAGACAGAATTGTCAAAGGCTACCAGTTTAACGACCTTTACGGAAGTTATATCCGGAAATTATAA
- a CDS encoding serine hydrolase domain-containing protein, with protein sequence MVKLITISAIFFLQVAVAQTKTEKLDSLFQSAVNDGSFNGNVLIAEKGKVIYQKSFGYSDIKAKEKLTGKSVFELASVSKQFTAMGIVLLQKQGKLSYDDPISKFLPELSMYNDITIKNLLVHTGGLPDYMELMSQEENHDGFATNQTIIDLFVKKKPPVVFKPGEKHEYSNTGYALLASIIEKASGKSYGDYLAENIFKPLKMNDTRVYRRWFKPEKVKDVTKGYIYSDSLKRLATPDEISKDYFTIYLDGIVGDGMVNSTTTDLLLWDQALYTDKLVNKQDKELIFSSYPTQSGKATNYGFGWKVSTSSLYGKIASHSGGWSGYVTYIARYLDRNCTIIILQNAMNQNTKIPQAEIRNILFEPIYKADKKKMEEIVGIYKTEKGNERELLFEKGKLYTKLNAEQKLELIPISENKFLADGYQPEVFYEFVAENNKISKYIVTQPELSVRSEAVKIK encoded by the coding sequence ATGGTAAAACTAATCACAATCTCTGCCATCTTTTTTTTGCAGGTTGCAGTAGCGCAGACTAAAACTGAAAAGTTGGATAGTCTGTTCCAATCTGCTGTAAACGATGGCTCATTTAACGGCAATGTCCTGATTGCAGAAAAGGGCAAGGTCATTTATCAGAAATCGTTCGGTTATTCCGACATCAAGGCAAAGGAAAAACTGACCGGCAAGTCAGTTTTTGAACTGGCTTCCGTTTCCAAGCAATTTACCGCAATGGGAATTGTTCTGTTGCAAAAGCAAGGGAAACTTTCGTATGACGACCCCATCAGCAAATTTTTACCGGAATTGTCAATGTACAATGACATTACGATTAAAAACCTTCTGGTGCATACCGGAGGACTTCCGGATTATATGGAGCTTATGAGTCAGGAAGAAAATCACGATGGTTTTGCAACAAACCAAACCATTATTGACCTGTTCGTTAAAAAGAAGCCTCCGGTTGTATTTAAACCGGGCGAAAAACATGAATACAGCAATACGGGTTATGCCTTATTGGCCAGTATCATAGAAAAGGCATCCGGGAAAAGTTATGGCGATTATTTGGCGGAAAACATTTTCAAACCATTAAAAATGAACGATACAAGAGTTTACAGAAGATGGTTTAAGCCTGAAAAAGTCAAAGATGTCACCAAAGGATATATTTATTCGGACAGTCTTAAAAGACTAGCCACACCAGATGAAATCAGCAAGGATTATTTTACGATTTATCTTGACGGAATCGTTGGCGATGGTATGGTTAATTCGACTACAACCGACCTGCTGTTATGGGATCAGGCATTATATACAGATAAGTTGGTCAATAAGCAGGACAAAGAATTGATTTTTAGTTCGTATCCTACCCAAAGCGGCAAAGCAACCAATTATGGTTTTGGATGGAAAGTTTCGACAAGCAGCCTGTATGGGAAAATAGCATCCCATAGTGGCGGTTGGTCAGGCTATGTAACTTATATTGCCCGCTATCTGGACCGCAATTGCACTATAATTATACTTCAAAATGCAATGAACCAAAACACGAAAATTCCTCAAGCCGAAATCAGGAACATCCTCTTTGAGCCAATTTATAAGGCAGATAAGAAAAAAATGGAAGAAATAGTAGGAATTTATAAAACGGAGAAAGGAAATGAAAGGGAATTGCTTTTTGAAAAAGGAAAGCTTTACACAAAGCTCAATGCAGAACAAAAGCTGGAACTGATTCCAATTTCAGAAAATAAATTTTTGGCTGATGGTTACCAACCCGAAGTTTTCTATGAATTTGTAGCAGAGAATAATAAAATTTCGAAATATATTGTTACACAACCAGAGCTCTCAGTCCGTTCTGAGGCCGTAAAAATTAAATAG
- a CDS encoding pentapeptide repeat-containing protein, with protein MTDYIHDQNYANEVYTEDAFNLKEFEVCHFSNCDFTRCNFIGVTFTDCTFTNCDFSGARINHVAFRGVNFIDCQVLDVNFSMCDRLIFEIHFKDCILDFCKFYDLTMKGTTFSNCSMIALDFMNTDLTNVLFDHCNLHKTVFSNTTAIKADFTTSYNFSIDPEKNKIKKASFSLAGLKGLLQKHELIIKE; from the coding sequence ATGACCGATTATATTCACGACCAGAATTACGCTAATGAAGTTTATACAGAAGATGCTTTCAACCTGAAAGAATTTGAAGTTTGCCATTTTTCAAACTGCGATTTTACACGCTGTAATTTTATCGGGGTCACTTTTACGGATTGTACTTTTACCAACTGTGATTTTAGTGGTGCCCGAATCAATCATGTCGCTTTCAGGGGAGTGAATTTTATCGATTGTCAGGTATTGGATGTCAATTTTTCGATGTGCGACAGGTTGATTTTTGAAATCCATTTCAAAGACTGTATCCTGGATTTCTGCAAATTCTATGACCTGACCATGAAAGGCACAACGTTTAGCAATTGCAGTATGATAGCGCTTGATTTTATGAATACTGATTTAACCAACGTTTTGTTTGACCATTGCAACCTGCATAAGACTGTTTTTTCCAACACAACAGCTATCAAGGCTGATTTCACAACAAGCTATAATTTTTCTATTGACCCGGAAAAGAACAAAATCAAAAAAGCCAGCTTTTCATTAGCCGGCCTTAAGGGTTTATTGCAAAAACACGAATTGATTATCAAAGAGTGA
- a CDS encoding T3SS effector HopA1 family protein, with translation MFKDSAIIKELTRLINQLEITSSHIVFRGKQYAVTPDTLQESLTGILYSECYALKESYQSDLLHKPNYSIENDANFMRLLSQNNHSKDRIEQGWQVKTNYPGGYVEVVRQAESHIVPLNALKETGGQNVAVFFPKEDQHRQPTFYYVFGNQNLDFSKNLVRVYWNITSEGAPVLIDSITKKLNRYNIPFLFKCLNHPQLYFRRDAAVLYIEDTLQHLLGQLLPELYEDIKEFLEEDVPLFSYRYQKGIGMAENPSSQESFGMNRMAIVASVLANSAPKNPDAGTLLQEIATAFQQKGIHPETTFLNKGTKKAFN, from the coding sequence ATGTTTAAAGATTCCGCCATCATAAAAGAACTAACCCGGCTCATCAATCAATTGGAGATTACATCTTCGCATATTGTGTTTAGGGGCAAACAATATGCTGTCACTCCGGATACTTTACAGGAATCGCTTACCGGAATTCTGTATTCTGAATGTTATGCCCTTAAAGAATCCTACCAATCTGATTTGCTTCATAAACCGAATTACTCCATTGAGAATGATGCTAATTTTATGAGACTGCTTTCCCAAAACAACCATAGCAAAGACCGGATTGAACAGGGCTGGCAGGTCAAAACCAATTATCCTGGCGGTTATGTAGAAGTTGTAAGGCAGGCAGAAAGCCATATTGTTCCATTAAATGCATTAAAAGAAACAGGCGGGCAAAACGTAGCCGTATTTTTCCCGAAAGAAGACCAACACCGGCAACCCACCTTTTATTATGTTTTTGGAAATCAAAATCTCGATTTTTCAAAAAATCTGGTTCGGGTGTATTGGAACATTACAAGTGAAGGCGCACCTGTGCTGATTGACAGTATTACCAAAAAGCTCAACCGCTACAATATTCCATTCCTTTTCAAATGCCTTAACCATCCACAGCTTTATTTCAGGCGCGATGCCGCTGTCTTGTATATTGAAGACACACTACAACACTTACTTGGCCAATTGCTTCCGGAACTGTATGAAGATATAAAAGAATTTCTGGAAGAAGATGTACCTCTTTTTAGCTACCGCTACCAAAAAGGTATAGGCATGGCGGAAAATCCATCTTCACAGGAAAGTTTCGGGATGAACCGCATGGCTATTGTTGCCTCTGTACTTGCAAACTCGGCACCTAAAAACCCCGATGCAGGCACATTGCTTCAGGAAATCGCGACAGCTTTTCAGCAAAAAGGAATCCATCCCGAGACTACCTTTTTAAATAAAGGAACAAAAAAAGCATTCAATTAA
- a CDS encoding BlaI/MecI/CopY family transcriptional regulator, which produces MQAEPTKSELEILQVLWQFGPSTVRFVNDQLNEQKRAVQYTSTLKLMQIMTEKGMLVSDKTQMKHVYSPAIEEKKTKGFLLEKFVDALYNGSSSSLVMQLLGNKKTTQEEIEEIRSLLDKLDKKK; this is translated from the coding sequence ATGCAGGCAGAACCCACAAAATCAGAATTAGAAATTTTACAAGTCTTATGGCAGTTTGGTCCTTCGACTGTACGATTTGTAAACGACCAGCTTAACGAGCAAAAAAGAGCCGTTCAGTATACATCAACCTTAAAATTGATGCAGATTATGACCGAAAAAGGAATGCTTGTTAGCGATAAGACTCAAATGAAGCACGTCTACAGTCCGGCAATAGAAGAAAAGAAAACAAAAGGATTTCTTTTGGAAAAATTTGTTGATGCACTTTATAATGGTTCCAGCAGTAGCCTGGTAATGCAGCTGCTCGGCAATAAAAAAACAACCCAGGAAGAAATCGAAGAGATTCGAAGCCTTTTGGATAAGTTAGACAAGAAAAAATAA